From Polaribacter butkevichii, a single genomic window includes:
- a CDS encoding low molecular weight protein-tyrosine-phosphatase — protein sequence MQKILMVCLGNICRSPLAQGILESKVNSKKVMVDSAGTAAYHVGNLADKRSIEVAKKYGIDITNQRARKFVVKDFDEFDIIFAMDDSNYQNILSLARNKEDEQKVRMILNEIEPNKNLSVPDPYYGGNQGFENVYKMLDEACNVIVSNLS from the coding sequence ATGCAAAAAATATTAATGGTTTGCTTAGGTAACATTTGTCGTTCTCCTTTAGCACAAGGAATTTTAGAGTCTAAAGTAAACTCTAAAAAAGTAATGGTAGATTCTGCAGGTACAGCAGCGTATCATGTTGGCAACCTTGCAGATAAACGTTCTATAGAAGTTGCTAAAAAATATGGTATTGATATTACGAATCAAAGAGCCAGAAAATTTGTTGTAAAAGATTTTGATGAATTCGATATTATTTTTGCAATGGATGATAGCAATTACCAAAACATACTTTCATTAGCCAGAAATAAAGAAGATGAACAGAAAGTAAGAATGATTTTAAATGAAATAGAACCTAATAAAAACCTGAGTGTACCAGACCCATATTATGGCGGTAATCAAGGTTTTGAAAACGTATATAAAATGCTAGATGAAGCTTGCAATGTAATTGTTAGTAATTTATCTTAA